TTCATGGCAAGGTAAAACTGGTCACGAATTCGCTCATAAGCCCTTGCGTGGCCGCATTATTATTTCGCACATTGTTACAGCAATAAACTGAGGCTTACTGCTTAAGCCAATCCACGTTTGCTGTTTTCTATAAACTTTAGTACGCGTTGTACTAGAGGATGGCTATTGCTGCTATCGTTTTTAAGCGTTTCTATTGCTTGAGCCCGGTTTAGGCCCTTGCGATAAAATGTTTTGTAAATCATGCGTATGACGGCCATGTCTTCTGGGGTAAATCCAGAACGCTCTAACCCAACTTTATTGAAAATACGTACACAAGCAGGTGTGCCATCTGCAATCATATAGGGCATAACATCTTGTACGACCTTAGAGCTAGCGCCTAACATGGCATAATCTCCGATGGCGCAAAATTGATGTACACCGACGCCCCAGCCGACATTTACATTATCAGCTACAGTAACATGCCCTCCAAGCGCTGCATGGCTACTCATCACCATGTGGTTTCCCACAATACAATCGTGTGCAACATGGCTATAAGCTAAGAGCACATTGTTGTCGCCGAGGATGGTGTATTCGTCATCGTAGGTCGCGCAGTGCACGGTTACAGACTCGCGAAACACGTTTTTATTCCCGATCTTGAGCCCGGGACAGCCCCCACGGTACTTTAGGTCATGTGTTTTTGCTCCAATATAAGCATATGGAAAAACTTCATTACCCTCACCCATTTCCGTTCTGCCATCAACGGAAGCATGGTGATGTATATTGTTGTCGTTGCCAATAATTGCCTGAGGGCCAATATAGGCATATGCGCCAATAGTGACGCCTTCCCCTATTTGGGCGCCCTTTTCAATGACCGCGGTCGGGTGAATGGTGTTTGATAAAGTTGTACTAGGCATTGTTGGCATCCATTACAGTGAACATGACTTCCGCAGAAGAAACAGGCTTGCCGTTGACCTTGCAGACACATTCCGCAACCCCCAAAAGGCTTCCTCGCGCTGCTTTTTCTTTGGTCATCTTGGCGTGAATTTCTAATTGATCTCCGGGCTCCACGGGCTTCCTGAATTTGACTTTGTCGCAACTCATGAAGAGTGCCACTTTGTTTTCAGCGCTCGTGCGGCGCAACATCAGCATTCCGGCAGCTTGTGCCATGGCCTCTACTTGCAATACACCCGGCATGACGGGTTGCCCTGGGAAGTGGCCCTGGAAATAAGGTTCATTGATGGTAACATTCTTAATAGCGATAAGCTCATCATCACCCTTGATCTCGATCACGCGATCGATCATCACAAACGGGTAGCGATGTGGCAGGGTGTCCAGTACGCGGCGTATATCCAAGCTGGTTTCTGTAGCTAAAATGGTTTTGGGAAGATCGGCTTTAGCGCCTTTGCGTTTCTTATTTTCTTTTTGATTTAATAAGGCCTTGGTAAAGGCAGCATTGAGTGCATGCCCAGTGCGGACTGCTATGATGTGCGCCTTAAGGGGCATGCCTAGTAGGGCAATATCGCCAACGATGTCTAGGATTTTATGCCGTACCATCTCGTCTTTAAAGCGCAGGGGCTCTTTCGACAGGATTTTATCGCCTTTAATCACAATGGCGCAATCGAGGCTACCTCCACGTATCTTGCCCATTTGGAGCAATTTTTCAATGTCCTCGTAAATCGTAAACGTGCGTGCCGGCGCTATATCGGCAATATAGGTTTCCGGGTCAATATCTATGGAAAGATGCTGGGTGTGTATTCCACGGTCATCCGCCGATGTGCAGGTAATTTTTAACCCGTCATAGGGCAGAGCGATAATAGAACGGTTACCTTCAGAGAGGCATACAGGCTCGGTTAGCGTAAAATATTCCCGGTCTTTATCTTGCTCAACGGGTTCGGCTTGTTGGAGTAGGTTGACAAAATGTTTTGCCGAACCATCTAAAATGGGGGGCTCGGACGCATCAATTTCAATCAGGACATTATCAATGCCCATGCCGTTTAACGCACTTAAAACATGCTCAATCGTGTGCAGCTTGGTGTGCCCTGATTGAATGGTTGTTCCTCGTATCAAATCGGTTACAAGATTGACATCCATCTTGAGTTCCGGTTTGCCGTATAAATCTTTGCGACGGAAAACGATACCGTGGTCTACCGGAGCAGGATAGAACGTCATGTGGACATCTTCGCCTGTGTGCAGGCCTTTCCCGTTTATTGTGACTTCACGTAATATGCTTCTTTGCTTCATGGGCTAGCCGTTTGAAATAGAATTATTGTAAACTACTAGCCCAAAATGTAAACCCGAAAATAAATGAAGTTCGAGGATCACTGTTTGTCTTACCAATTAGCCAAAATTAATAGCGATTCCAGACTCTGTTCCATAAAGAAAGGGCTGGTGGGTTTGCTAATAGCTTTAGGAAATCCCGCTCTTTTGGCGCTTCTAGAACGATTGCTGCCATGTTTTCATGAATTTTATTAGCTTTAGAACTGTCTCTAAATAGGTTCCATGCGTCTTGGCTTTGTTGGATGGATTTAAACACATTATTCGCTAAGCTATCAGTGGCTGGAATATCAGAATTCTTTTTTTCAATCTCAAGCTGCTTTTGGAAGAACGCAAACAGGAAATCGACAAGTCGCTTTAAATCTTCGGCCGTTAACGTACCATTGATGAGTGCGGCAATAATGGCAGAGTTTGTCATCAGGTTGTTTAAAATTTCTCCTTTGGATTTTGTTCCCCAGGTAAAGCTTGGCATCACTCCATGCCCGCCTTCTCCCTTGTCGCGGCCCTTTGGCCTAGGGGCTGTTTTAACAGTGGAGAAATAATCATCCATTTCCCGTGCTCTTTTCACTAAAGCAACCTTTTCGTCATTTTGTAGCGCGTTAGTGTCCAGCTTTGTCTGGATGTTTTTGATAAATTCCTGCCAAGATCCTTGTGAACTGGATTTCCAGTTGGTGGTCACTCGTTTGATCGAGTCAATAAATTCACTATGCTCTCTTAGTGTATCTATCTTCTCTATCTCTTTTTTCTCTATCTCTATTCTCTCTTCATTTGTCCATCCAACTTCTCGTCCTAGTACTAGAGGTTTTGGATTCGGCACAAGTGGATTAATTATTTCGGAATTTGTTTTTGGCAACGGGTTAGGCCCAAAGAAGACGTCGTTCCTTTTCTTTATAGGAACAATTTGATCAACTATTGGATCTAGGGGCATCTCATTTTTTAGTAATTCGACTTCTGTTTTTGGTAAAACCTCTTTCACGACAATTGGCTCAACTATTGTATTATTTGGGAGCATCTCTACTGGCTTCTTTTCAACAACCTTAACCTCTGCTTCCACATTATATTCTAAGAGTTTTTTATTTTCAAAACGCGCTGTCTTGTCGTTATCGCCTCCTGTTATTTCCTGCATTTGGGTAAACGCTTCGAATACTTCGGGGTTTATTTCTACCTTGATTTTAGAAACCCCAGATTTCCAAGCTTCGTTGCTTTGTTTCTGGAAAAATGTGTTATTATTAAAATTCGGATTCTTAAAGTTCTCTAAAAATTCCGGGCCTATCTGCCAGGTAACAGTTGTCCCTTCCTGTTGGGAGCCATCGCCACCATTGCTGTCGTTGCTGAGTACGAGTTCCTGGCCGTCAGCGTTGTCATTACCCGTACCTTGAATCAGG
The genomic region above belongs to Verrucomicrobia bacterium CG1_02_43_26 and contains:
- a CDS encoding acyl-[acyl-carrier-protein]--UDP-N-acetylglucosamine O-acyltransferase, yielding MPSTTLSNTIHPTAVIEKGAQIGEGVTIGAYAYIGPQAIIGNDNNIHHHASVDGRTEMGEGNEVFPYAYIGAKTHDLKYRGGCPGLKIGNKNVFRESVTVHCATYDDEYTILGDNNVLLAYSHVAHDCIVGNHMVMSSHAALGGHVTVADNVNVGWGVGVHQFCAIGDYAMLGASSKVVQDVMPYMIADGTPACVRIFNKVGLERSGFTPEDMAVIRMIYKTFYRKGLNRAQAIETLKNDSSNSHPLVQRVLKFIENSKRGLA
- a CDS encoding UDP-3-O-[3-hydroxymyristoyl] N-acetylglucosamine deacetylase, translating into MKQRSILREVTINGKGLHTGEDVHMTFYPAPVDHGIVFRRKDLYGKPELKMDVNLVTDLIRGTTIQSGHTKLHTIEHVLSALNGMGIDNVLIEIDASEPPILDGSAKHFVNLLQQAEPVEQDKDREYFTLTEPVCLSEGNRSIIALPYDGLKITCTSADDRGIHTQHLSIDIDPETYIADIAPARTFTIYEDIEKLLQMGKIRGGSLDCAIVIKGDKILSKEPLRFKDEMVRHKILDIVGDIALLGMPLKAHIIAVRTGHALNAAFTKALLNQKENKKRKGAKADLPKTILATETSLDIRRVLDTLPHRYPFVMIDRVIEIKGDDELIAIKNVTINEPYFQGHFPGQPVMPGVLQVEAMAQAAGMLMLRRTSAENKVALFMSCDKVKFRKPVEPGDQLEIHAKMTKEKAARGSLLGVAECVCKVNGKPVSSAEVMFTVMDANNA